One genomic region from Clostridium saccharobutylicum DSM 13864 encodes:
- a CDS encoding 3D domain-containing protein has translation MIKSYNWTKVMKKSVAVLTALSICLGTEFAFPSKAAKAQTANYDLICSSTAYTADAGSLTASGRVVERNPRRISTVAVDPDVIPLGSILYIQGYGYAVAADTGGAIKGNKIDVFFDSESDCDDWGVKTVKVTVLGDSTNS, from the coding sequence ATGATAAAAAGTTATAATTGGACGAAAGTGATGAAAAAATCAGTTGCTGTTTTAACGGCTCTAAGTATTTGTTTGGGTACAGAATTTGCTTTTCCAAGTAAAGCAGCTAAGGCACAAACAGCAAATTATGATTTGATTTGTTCATCAACGGCTTATACAGCAGATGCTGGAAGTCTTACAGCAAGTGGAAGAGTAGTAGAAAGAAATCCACGAAGGATAAGTACAGTTGCCGTCGATCCAGATGTAATTCCTCTAGGATCAATTTTATACATTCAAGGCTATGGATATGCAGTAGCAGCAGATACAGGTGGCGCAATAAAAGGAAACAAGATTGATGTATTCTTTGATAGTGAGAGCGACTGTGATGATTGGGGTGTAAAAACTGTTAAAGTTACAGTATTAGGGGATTCTACAAATTCATAG
- a CDS encoding response regulator: MKKVLIVDDSSYMRMFVKKIIKKGGSYSTFEASGKEEAIEIYKTENPDIVILDLNMSEFRKDGIDVLTEIMNINSEAVVIIISAVGYEEVKDECIALGAKSYIRKPFDTQVLLNTLEQYK, from the coding sequence ATGAAAAAGGTATTAATAGTGGATGATTCATCGTATATGCGTATGTTTGTAAAAAAGATTATTAAAAAAGGTGGCTCATATTCAACTTTTGAAGCATCAGGGAAAGAAGAAGCAATAGAGATTTATAAGACTGAAAATCCAGATATTGTGATTTTGGATTTGAATATGTCTGAGTTTAGAAAAGATGGTATTGATGTATTAACTGAAATAATGAATATTAATTCTGAAGCAGTTGTGATTATAATATCAGCAGTAGGATATGAAGAAGTAAAAGATGAATGTATAGCCCTTGGTGCTAAGAGTTATATTAGGAAACCATTTGATACACAGGTTTTATTAAATACATTGGAACAATACAAATAA
- a CDS encoding cysteine ABC transporter substrate-binding protein gives MKKIKKIVATLLLSTVVIGGFAGCGNSASTSKSNSNDTAASSIQDIKDRGTIKIGVFSDKAPFGYVDSDGKNQGFDVYLAKRFAKDLLGDESKVEFVLVDAASRVSYLESKKVDIIMANFTVTDERKQKVDFANPYMKVSLGIVSPDDNKITSVDQLKGKKVIVAKGTTAETYMTKNYPDVELVKYEQYSEIFQALKDKRGDAIVSDNTEVIAWAKDNPGFTVGVSSLGSPDTIAPAVTKGNTELKDWINTELETLGKENFVHKAYDETLKSVYGTEFEDSLVVEGGKIE, from the coding sequence ATGAAAAAAATCAAAAAAATCGTAGCAACATTACTTTTAAGTACTGTAGTAATTGGAGGCTTTGCTGGTTGCGGTAATTCAGCATCAACAAGCAAAAGTAACTCAAATGATACAGCAGCTAGTTCTATTCAAGATATTAAAGATCGTGGAACTATAAAAATTGGTGTATTTAGTGATAAAGCTCCATTTGGTTATGTAGATTCAGATGGAAAGAACCAAGGGTTTGATGTATATCTTGCAAAAAGATTTGCAAAAGATCTTTTAGGGGATGAATCAAAGGTTGAATTTGTTTTAGTTGATGCAGCAAGCAGAGTATCATACTTAGAATCTAAAAAGGTTGATATAATAATGGCAAACTTTACTGTTACAGATGAAAGAAAACAAAAAGTAGATTTTGCAAATCCTTATATGAAGGTATCTCTGGGTATAGTTTCACCAGACGATAATAAAATTACTTCAGTCGATCAGCTTAAAGGTAAAAAAGTTATAGTAGCAAAAGGAACAACTGCTGAAACATATATGACAAAAAATTATCCAGATGTTGAATTAGTTAAATATGAACAATACTCAGAAATATTCCAAGCATTAAAAGATAAACGTGGTGATGCCATAGTAAGTGATAATACAGAAGTTATTGCATGGGCTAAAGATAATCCAGGATTCACTGTTGGTGTATCATCACTTGGAAGTCCAGACACAATTGCACCAGCTGTAACTAAAGGTAACACAGAACTTAAAGATTGGATCAATACAGAACTTGAAACTTTAGGTAAAGAAAATTTTGTACACAAAGCTTATGATGAAACATTAAAATCTGTATATGGTACAGAATTTGAAGATAGTCTTGTAGTTGAAGGTGGAAAAATAGAATAA
- a CDS encoding amino acid ABC transporter permease has product MQNSAINVIFQEKNIQRLFEGLFVTAEIAFISIIIGSILGILIGLSRTTKFKIVLFINRVYLEAFRIIPTLVWLFIFYFGVTTALDINLDGEIVSIIVFSLWGAAEMGDIVRGALQSLPKHQIESGKALGLSYFQLYRYIMIPQAIRRMIPGTINLATRMVKTTSLVVLIGVIDVVKIGQQIIESSRFEFPTASFWIYGFIFFLYFIICYPLSRLSKKLEAKWNN; this is encoded by the coding sequence ATGCAGAATTCGGCAATTAACGTTATTTTTCAAGAAAAAAATATTCAGCGTTTATTTGAAGGGTTATTTGTAACAGCAGAAATTGCTTTTATATCTATTATTATAGGATCTATACTAGGTATACTTATAGGATTGAGTAGAACAACAAAATTCAAGATAGTACTTTTTATTAATAGAGTGTATCTTGAAGCCTTTAGAATAATACCAACACTAGTTTGGCTGTTTATTTTCTATTTTGGAGTTACAACAGCACTAGATATAAATCTTGATGGAGAAATAGTTTCTATTATTGTATTTAGTCTGTGGGGAGCAGCAGAAATGGGGGATATTGTTAGAGGAGCACTTCAATCGCTTCCGAAACATCAAATTGAGTCTGGTAAGGCTTTAGGGTTAAGTTATTTTCAATTATATAGGTATATAATGATACCCCAAGCTATAAGAAGAATGATACCTGGAACTATAAATTTAGCTACTAGAATGGTTAAAACTACTTCTCTTGTAGTTTTAATAGGTGTTATAGATGTAGTTAAAATAGGTCAGCAAATTATTGAAAGTTCAAGATTTGAATTTCCTACTGCATCTTTTTGGATTTATGGTTTTATATTCTTCTTATACTTTATAATATGTTATCCACTATCAAGGCTATCAAAAAAACTAGAAGCAAAGTGGAATAATTAG
- a CDS encoding amino acid ABC transporter permease, whose protein sequence is MNIDWNFVVTNLPLYEKAAWITLKLGFAGIIISLVIGLLCGIILYFKVKVIDSIVQAYIELSRNTPLLVQIFFLYFGLPKLGLKMNESTCAIIGLAFLGGSYMAEAFRSGLEAVGKTQIESGISLGLSKIQLVRYVIIPQAFSISMPALSANCIFLLKETSILGAISILDVTNLTKDLIGMYYRTFESLAMLVVVYLIMILPLSFVLSWLERKVRYAEFGN, encoded by the coding sequence ATGAATATTGACTGGAATTTTGTAGTGACCAACTTACCTTTATATGAGAAAGCGGCATGGATCACACTGAAGCTTGGCTTTGCTGGAATAATCATATCATTGGTAATTGGATTATTATGTGGCATAATATTATATTTTAAAGTAAAAGTCATTGATTCTATTGTACAAGCTTATATAGAACTTTCAAGAAATACCCCATTGCTTGTACAGATATTTTTCCTTTATTTTGGATTACCAAAATTGGGATTAAAAATGAACGAGAGTACTTGCGCAATAATTGGACTTGCATTCTTAGGTGGAAGCTACATGGCCGAAGCGTTTAGAAGTGGACTTGAGGCTGTTGGAAAAACACAAATTGAATCTGGAATAAGTCTTGGTCTTTCAAAAATTCAACTTGTAAGATATGTAATAATTCCACAGGCTTTTTCAATAAGTATGCCTGCATTAAGTGCAAACTGTATATTTTTATTAAAAGAAACTTCAATATTAGGAGCTATTTCTATACTAGATGTTACCAATCTAACAAAGGATTTAATAGGAATGTATTATAGAACATTTGAATCATTAGCGATGTTAGTTGTAGTTTACCTTATAATGATTCTGCCTTTATCATTTGTACTGTCTTGGTTAGAAAGGAAGGTGCGATATGCAGAATTCGGCAATTAA
- a CDS encoding response regulator: protein MKGRENCTNDVYFNNCIKLIHNIFQKFLDVDSINYKIELEKTLEEIGFCFNLDRIFIYYFSKDPTFMQMECQWNRKEVNPKRKIQEEEAVYTLPWLIREIKNNDFVAINNTEELPNEAIFESETFRKEGIKALLILPLKNKNKLIGFVGYESLSKPITWEEHLIKILTDISRAFSYARIRITNEKTYKAIIDGQAILLNNSKSQIWALSNITSYATVNEAHAKFFGKKKDDLEYQDLYDIFDIDTANKLAEINWDLFQNNEPSEKELEIKNWKGENRLLKIKSKPQRDEVGNIKYLICTAEDITEQRLSEIELYKAKEQAESANIAKSQFLANMSHEIRTPMNGIFGFLELLQSTNLSLEQKEFICEAKSASEILLHIINDILDFSKIEAKKLTMEKIEFNLRSIIENSVSLFAPKATEKGIELHSMIVSDVPEEVIGDPSRLRQILNNLISNAVKFTENGEILVTVDYLEEENEIGLLNFEVKDTGIGIRKEEITNLFQSFTQADASTTRKYGGTGLGLAISSELVKMMGGEISVKSTLGEGSIFKFNVRLKIAKRASEQKNMFEMFDDINILIVDDNYNNRKIVSSYLQGTGLNIFEAEDSTSALTTILSNVNTKNKISVAIIDYQMPDMNGYQLVATLKTIPFVNDIKLVLLNRAMQRENGKDVKEHGFSSYLTKPVKRDDLLNCIATVLGLKKEEKQEQEVTTKNIVKEVKELSKPRILLVEDNQVNRKIVISMLKSHNMTCDVALNGSQALKAISEKDYDIVFMDCQMPIMDGYESTAKIRRMEGDKKHTTIIAMTANAMQGDRQKCIDAGMDDYISKPVNFEIMFNMIETNTKVRKVATEYNNIIHNYIDNFVKITGLEKEDAIEIFEEYIKCLPDLLSGINDAIQNSDFKKLEGLAHELKGSTGTLRMDSIHQLAVNLEQKAIKQEMNECARLFIQIRDLFC from the coding sequence ATGAAGGGTAGAGAGAATTGCACAAATGATGTGTATTTCAATAACTGTATAAAACTGATTCATAATATTTTTCAGAAATTTTTAGATGTGGATAGTATCAATTATAAAATTGAATTAGAAAAAACATTGGAGGAAATTGGATTTTGCTTTAATTTAGATAGAATTTTTATTTATTATTTTTCTAAGGATCCTACTTTTATGCAAATGGAATGCCAATGGAATAGGAAAGAGGTAAATCCCAAAAGAAAAATACAGGAGGAAGAGGCAGTTTATACTCTTCCTTGGTTAATCCGCGAGATTAAGAATAATGATTTTGTTGCAATAAATAATACAGAGGAACTTCCAAATGAAGCAATATTTGAATCTGAGACGTTTAGAAAAGAGGGTATAAAAGCGTTACTTATACTTCCGTTGAAAAATAAAAACAAATTAATTGGTTTTGTAGGCTATGAAAGTTTGTCAAAGCCTATAACATGGGAAGAACACTTAATCAAAATATTAACTGATATTTCAAGGGCTTTTTCATATGCAAGGATAAGGATTACAAATGAGAAAACATATAAAGCCATAATTGATGGACAAGCAATTTTACTAAATAATTCAAAATCTCAAATTTGGGCGTTAAGCAATATTACTTCTTATGCAACTGTTAATGAGGCTCATGCAAAATTTTTTGGCAAGAAGAAAGATGATTTAGAGTATCAGGATTTGTATGATATATTTGATATAGATACAGCAAATAAACTTGCTGAAATTAATTGGGATTTATTTCAAAATAATGAACCATCAGAAAAAGAACTTGAAATCAAGAATTGGAAAGGTGAGAATAGGCTGCTTAAAATAAAAAGTAAGCCTCAGAGAGATGAAGTAGGTAATATAAAATATCTTATCTGTACTGCTGAGGATATTACAGAACAGAGATTGTCAGAAATTGAGTTATATAAGGCAAAAGAACAGGCAGAATCAGCAAATATTGCTAAGAGTCAATTTCTCGCAAATATGTCTCACGAAATAAGAACACCAATGAATGGAATATTTGGATTTCTTGAGCTATTGCAATCAACTAATTTATCATTGGAACAAAAAGAATTTATATGTGAAGCAAAATCTGCTTCAGAGATATTATTACATATTATTAATGATATATTAGACTTTTCGAAAATTGAAGCAAAAAAGTTAACTATGGAAAAGATTGAATTCAATTTAAGATCTATCATTGAAAATTCAGTTTCACTTTTCGCTCCAAAAGCAACGGAAAAAGGAATAGAACTTCATTCAATGATTGTCTCAGATGTTCCTGAAGAAGTAATTGGTGATCCATCAAGGCTTAGACAAATATTAAATAACCTAATAAGCAATGCAGTTAAGTTTACTGAAAATGGTGAGATTTTGGTCACGGTTGATTATTTAGAGGAGGAAAACGAAATTGGATTGCTTAATTTTGAAGTAAAGGATACTGGAATTGGAATTCGCAAGGAAGAAATTACCAATCTTTTTCAATCTTTTACTCAAGCAGATGCTTCTACAACAAGAAAGTACGGAGGAACAGGTCTTGGACTTGCAATTTCTAGTGAACTAGTAAAAATGATGGGTGGAGAAATTTCTGTTAAAAGCACTCTAGGTGAAGGTTCAATATTTAAATTTAATGTTAGACTAAAAATAGCTAAAAGAGCTTCTGAACAAAAAAATATGTTTGAAATGTTTGATGATATAAATATTTTAATTGTCGATGATAACTATAATAATAGAAAAATTGTTAGTTCGTATCTTCAAGGAACTGGTTTGAATATATTTGAAGCTGAAGATTCTACTAGTGCACTTACTACAATTCTCTCAAATGTAAATACAAAAAACAAAATAAGTGTTGCTATCATAGATTATCAAATGCCTGATATGAATGGTTATCAACTTGTAGCTACTTTAAAAACAATACCTTTTGTAAATGATATTAAGTTAGTACTTTTAAATCGTGCAATGCAAAGAGAAAATGGTAAGGATGTAAAAGAACATGGTTTTTCATCGTATTTAACTAAACCTGTTAAAAGAGATGATTTACTTAACTGTATTGCCACAGTATTAGGATTAAAAAAAGAAGAGAAACAAGAACAAGAAGTTACAACAAAAAATATAGTTAAAGAAGTTAAGGAACTATCAAAGCCTAGAATTTTATTGGTAGAAGACAATCAAGTAAATCGAAAAATCGTTATAAGTATGCTTAAATCTCATAATATGACTTGTGATGTAGCATTAAATGGTAGTCAGGCATTAAAGGCAATATCAGAAAAGGATTATGATATTGTATTTATGGATTGTCAGATGCCAATAATGGATGGGTATGAAAGCACAGCTAAGATAAGGCGTATGGAAGGAGACAAAAAGCATACTACAATTATTGCAATGACTGCTAATGCAATGCAAGGGGATAGACAAAAGTGTATTGATGCTGGTATGGATGATTATATTAGTAAACCTGTTAATTTTGAGATAATGTTTAATATGATAGAAACAAATACTAAAGTACGAAAAGTTGCAACCGAGTATAATAATATAATACATAATTATATTGATAACTTTGTTAAAATTACAGGACTTGAAAAAGAAGATGCAATTGAAATATTTGAGGAATACATAAAATGTCTACCAGATTTATTATCAGGTATTAATGATGCTATTCAGAACAGTGATTTTAAAAAATTGGAAGGATTAGCGCATGAATTAAAAGGTTCAACCGGAACTTTAAGAATGGATTCTATTCATCAATTAGCAGTTAATCTCGAACAAAAAGCTATAAAACAAGAAATGAATGAATGTGCTAGACTTTTTATTCAAATAAGAGACTTGTTTTGTTAA
- a CDS encoding CheR family methyltransferase, which yields MNFRIIYNQTEDNIVVVGEFEEYKHEEQLMEFLNLLQKQNFYITFLEANIVPRNIVEKLFTLQEDGRCTIFVLERYLYSYLQNLGIKCKYTEAHWCFNKLENKLPNEKQTLNKEDVYIFLNELNNVYGYDYTDYQIDSISRRINVAMIKEGICDFALFKHKVLNNQKLFHNLFLDFSINTTEFFRDPEVFALIKNKILPYLDSYNHIKIWCAGCSTGKEVYSLAIMLEEAGMLGKTQIYATDLNPYVIEEGKNGMYSTGTLDKDINNYRNAQGEKSFIQYFDITKGYIKVKSELMKNILFFHHSLLSNGTLNEFNLILCRNVFIYFNDGLQEKILRNFYNSLDNNGFLVLGKSEGIQRNNGEKYFCKYDEKLKVYTRIYS from the coding sequence TTGAACTTTAGAATAATTTATAATCAAACAGAAGATAATATAGTTGTTGTAGGAGAATTCGAAGAGTACAAGCACGAAGAACAACTTATGGAATTTTTAAATTTGCTACAAAAGCAAAACTTTTATATAACTTTTTTAGAAGCTAATATAGTTCCTCGTAATATAGTAGAAAAACTTTTTACTTTACAAGAGGATGGCAGGTGTACAATTTTTGTTTTAGAAAGATACTTATATTCATACTTGCAAAATTTAGGAATAAAATGCAAATATACTGAAGCACACTGGTGTTTTAACAAATTAGAAAATAAACTGCCTAATGAAAAACAAACTTTAAATAAGGAAGATGTCTATATTTTTTTAAATGAATTAAATAATGTTTATGGTTATGATTATACAGATTATCAAATTGACAGTATATCAAGGCGTATAAATGTAGCCATGATAAAAGAGGGAATCTGTGATTTTGCTTTGTTTAAACATAAAGTTTTAAATAATCAGAAATTATTTCATAATTTATTTCTTGATTTTTCAATAAATACTACAGAATTTTTTAGGGATCCTGAGGTGTTTGCATTAATTAAAAATAAAATACTTCCGTATTTAGATTCATACAATCATATTAAAATTTGGTGTGCAGGGTGCTCTACTGGAAAAGAAGTTTATTCATTAGCAATAATGCTTGAGGAAGCAGGAATGCTTGGTAAAACTCAGATCTATGCTACAGACCTTAACCCTTATGTAATAGAAGAGGGTAAAAATGGCATGTATTCTACAGGCACTTTAGATAAAGATATAAATAATTATAGAAATGCACAAGGAGAAAAAAGTTTTATTCAATATTTTGACATTACTAAAGGTTATATAAAAGTTAAATCTGAGCTTATGAAAAATATATTGTTTTTTCATCATAGTTTACTTAGTAATGGGACATTAAATGAATTTAATCTCATACTTTGCAGAAATGTATTTATTTATTTTAATGATGGTTTGCAGGAGAAAATATTAAGAAATTTTTATAATTCATTAGATAACAATGGATTCTTAGTACTAGGAAAAAGTGAAGGAATTCAAAGAAATAATGGAGAAAAATATTTTTGTAAGTATGATGAAAAATTAAAAGTATATACTAGAATATATTCATAA
- a CDS encoding amino acid ABC transporter ATP-binding protein, with translation MDKNNNPVLLQIQDVHKKYEDKEILKGIDLSIHKGEVLVVLGPSGCGKSTFLRCLNGLEKIQGGDIKFKDTSFCDKNANWQEIHQKIGMVFQNYELFPHMTIIENILLGPLKVQKRDKAEALAQAEQLLDRVGLLDRKNSYPRQLSGGQKQRIAIVRALCMNPEIILFDEVTASLDPEMVREVLDVILGLAKQGMTMVIVTHEMGFAESVADRIIFMDEGKICEESKPKEFFTNPKTERAKHFLNIFQY, from the coding sequence ATGGATAAAAATAATAATCCTGTTTTATTACAGATACAGGATGTTCATAAAAAATATGAAGATAAAGAAATATTAAAGGGAATCGATTTAAGTATTCATAAGGGTGAGGTTTTAGTTGTATTAGGACCATCAGGTTGTGGAAAAAGTACTTTCTTAAGATGTCTTAATGGTCTTGAAAAGATTCAAGGTGGAGATATTAAGTTTAAAGATACAAGTTTTTGCGATAAAAATGCTAATTGGCAGGAGATTCACCAAAAAATAGGAATGGTATTTCAAAATTATGAATTGTTTCCACATATGACGATTATAGAAAACATACTTCTTGGTCCACTGAAAGTTCAAAAAAGAGATAAAGCTGAAGCTCTTGCGCAGGCAGAACAGCTTTTAGATAGGGTAGGGTTATTAGATAGAAAGAACTCATATCCACGTCAGCTTTCAGGAGGTCAAAAACAAAGAATAGCTATTGTTAGAGCATTATGTATGAATCCAGAAATAATTCTTTTTGATGAAGTAACTGCCTCTCTTGATCCAGAAATGGTAAGAGAAGTTTTGGATGTTATACTAGGCTTAGCTAAGCAAGGTATGACTATGGTAATTGTAACTCATGAAATGGGCTTTGCGGAGTCTGTAGCAGATAGAATAATATTTATGGATGAAGGAAAAATATGTGAAGAATCAAAACCAAAAGAATTCTTTACAAATCCAAAGACTGAACGTGCTAAGCACTTTCTAAATATATTTCAATATTAA
- a CDS encoding HD-GYP domain-containing protein: MRVVSVSSLKGDEILGKQIFDESGRVLLSVGVKLRPFYIQRIKELGITSVYIDDDISKNVVIEENICEKTRQMSKHAVKNMIEGYCREGKTDSTSIMNSVNSVIEDVLSNKDVLINVAEISSSDNNIYSHSVNVSVLSTIIGTHMGFSMPKLKDIATAAMLHDIGKIKIMNDKNILSEFKTQEELDKYIELMHPKVGYDVLGEQYVWNAQVKVAALMHHERSDGSGYPLKLRGDEINQIAKIVSICDVFDNLICGRNVESSKTVYEVIEYLLGMSNRYFDEEMVRKFTMNIAAFPTGSGVLLNSNEKGLVVKQNNSMPMRPVVKVVYDKDGNKLLESYEIDLLKELTVFIIKTCEI, translated from the coding sequence ATGAGAGTTGTTAGCGTATCCAGCCTGAAGGGAGACGAAATACTTGGAAAGCAGATTTTTGATGAGTCTGGCAGAGTTTTGCTTAGTGTTGGAGTAAAGTTAAGACCCTTTTACATACAAAGGATTAAAGAACTTGGAATTACTTCAGTTTATATTGATGATGATATATCAAAAAATGTAGTTATAGAAGAAAACATTTGTGAAAAGACAAGGCAAATGAGTAAACATGCAGTCAAAAATATGATTGAAGGTTATTGTCGTGAAGGGAAAACTGATAGTACTAGCATTATGAACTCAGTTAATTCAGTAATTGAGGATGTATTATCTAATAAAGATGTTTTAATAAATGTTGCAGAAATAAGTTCAAGTGATAATAATATATATTCCCATTCAGTAAATGTAAGTGTTCTATCTACAATAATAGGAACGCATATGGGATTCAGCATGCCAAAGCTTAAAGATATAGCTACAGCTGCAATGCTGCATGATATTGGTAAAATAAAAATTATGAATGATAAAAACATTTTATCAGAGTTTAAAACACAAGAAGAATTAGACAAATATATTGAACTTATGCATCCAAAGGTTGGTTATGATGTTTTAGGAGAGCAATATGTTTGGAATGCACAAGTGAAAGTGGCTGCATTAATGCATCATGAAAGAAGTGATGGTAGTGGGTATCCTTTAAAATTACGAGGTGATGAAATAAACCAAATTGCAAAGATAGTTTCAATATGTGATGTTTTTGATAATTTAATATGTGGTAGAAATGTTGAGTCATCTAAAACTGTATATGAAGTTATCGAATATCTTCTAGGAATGAGCAACAGATATTTTGATGAAGAAATGGTCAGAAAATTTACAATGAACATAGCCGCTTTTCCAACTGGTAGTGGAGTTTTACTAAACTCAAATGAAAAGGGATTAGTAGTAAAGCAAAATAACTCAATGCCAATGAGACCAGTAGTTAAAGTTGTATATGATAAAGATGGGAATAAACTTTTAGAATCTTACGAAATTGATTTATTAAAAGAACTAACAGTTTTTATTATAAAAACCTGTGAAATTTAA
- a CDS encoding protein adenylyltransferase SelO — MATIKIGWNLDNSYANLPKTFFSKQNPRRVHSPELVILNEPLAEYLGLNSESLRSNDGISIFAGNEIPEGSIPIAQAYAGHQFGYFNMLGDGRAILLGEQITPRGKKLDIQLKGSGRTPYSRGGDGRAALAPMLREYIISEAMHALGIPTTRSLAVVTTGESVIREKELQGAILTRVAASHIRVATFQYASKYGNVEELRTLADYTLKRHFSDGESSELPYLFLLKEVIKRQASLIAKWQLVGFIHGVMNTDNMAISGETIDYGPCAFMDTYDPSTVFSSIDKQGRYAYGNQPPIGEWNLARFAETLLPLLDDDHNKAVKLAQDALSNFEGLYNNSWLNGMRAKLGIFNEDPQDESLIQVLLSIMHKYNADYTNTFRALTLDKLSDMDLFDTIHFKNWYELWKRRLSSQQESKERVHELMKSSNPTVIPRNHRVEEALEAAEKGDYSIMEKLLDVLSKPYEHSKKQDEYAELPPKSTCGYRTFCGT, encoded by the coding sequence ATGGCAACAATAAAGATAGGGTGGAACTTAGACAACAGTTATGCTAATTTACCAAAAACATTTTTTAGTAAACAAAACCCAAGACGTGTACATTCGCCAGAACTTGTTATCCTTAATGAACCACTAGCAGAATATTTAGGGTTAAATAGTGAATCATTACGAAGCAATGATGGTATATCTATATTTGCTGGAAATGAAATACCAGAGGGCAGCATACCTATTGCTCAAGCATATGCAGGACATCAATTTGGATATTTTAATATGCTAGGTGATGGAAGGGCTATATTACTTGGTGAACAAATTACACCAAGAGGTAAAAAGCTTGATATTCAATTAAAAGGTTCTGGTAGAACACCTTATTCGAGAGGTGGGGATGGTAGAGCAGCACTTGCACCAATGCTTCGTGAATATATAATTAGTGAAGCAATGCATGCACTTGGAATTCCTACTACTCGTAGTTTAGCAGTAGTTACAACTGGTGAATCAGTAATACGTGAAAAAGAATTACAGGGTGCAATTTTGACTCGTGTGGCTGCAAGCCACATTAGAGTTGCTACATTTCAATATGCATCAAAGTATGGAAATGTTGAAGAACTTCGTACATTAGCCGATTATACACTAAAACGACATTTTTCAGATGGAGAAAGTTCAGAACTGCCATATCTTTTCTTACTTAAGGAAGTTATTAAGCGTCAAGCATCATTGATAGCAAAATGGCAGTTAGTTGGATTTATTCATGGGGTCATGAATACAGATAATATGGCTATTAGTGGAGAAACCATTGATTATGGTCCTTGTGCATTCATGGATACTTATGATCCTTCAACAGTGTTTAGCTCAATTGATAAACAAGGAAGATACGCATATGGTAATCAACCACCTATTGGAGAATGGAATTTAGCTCGATTTGCAGAAACTTTATTGCCATTGTTAGACGATGATCATAATAAAGCTGTTAAATTGGCACAAGATGCACTTTCAAATTTTGAAGGATTATATAATAATAGTTGGTTAAATGGAATGAGAGCAAAATTAGGAATATTTAATGAAGATCCGCAAGATGAATCTCTTATTCAAGTTCTCTTAAGTATAATGCATAAATATAATGCAGATTATACAAACACTTTTAGAGCATTAACTTTGGATAAACTATCAGATATGGATTTATTTGATACAATTCACTTTAAAAACTGGTATGAATTATGGAAACGTAGATTAAGCAGTCAGCAGGAGTCTAAGGAGCGTGTTCATGAATTAATGAAAAGTTCTAATCCTACAGTAATTCCTCGTAATCATAGAGTAGAGGAAGCACTTGAAGCAGCTGAAAAGGGAGACTATAGTATAATGGAAAAACTTCTTGATGTTCTTTCAAAGCCATATGAACATTCTAAGAAGCAGGATGAATATGCTGAATTACCTCCAAAATCTACGTGTGGTTACAGAACTTTTTGTGGTACATAA